A window of Macrotis lagotis isolate mMagLag1 chromosome X, bilby.v1.9.chrom.fasta, whole genome shotgun sequence contains these coding sequences:
- the DIABLO gene encoding diablo IAP-binding mitochondrial protein isoform X2, producing MAVGLGVTLCAVPVVQRTDTYSLSNEALMRRAVSMVTDSTSTFLSQTTYALIEAITEYTRAVYTLVSLYRQYSSLIGKMNSQEEDAVWQVIIGARVEMSSKQEEYLKLETAWMTAVSLSEMAAEAAYQSGADQASVTARNHVQLVKTQVQEVRQLSQTAETKLAEAQTEELCSKRQEEQEEGASTQSPGIGGSLLTDPEEEAYLRED from the exons AGGACAGACACATACTCTCTTAGTAATGAAGCACTGATGAGGAGAGCAGTTTCCATGGTGACTGACAGTACCTCCACCTTTCTTTCACAAACAACATATGCATTGATTGAAGCCATCACAGAGTACACTAGG GCTGTTTACACGTTAGTGTCTCTCTATCGACAATACTCAAGTTTAATTGGGAAAATGAATTCTCAAGAGGAAGATGCAGTGTGGCAGGTGATCATAGGAGCCAGAGTTGAG ATGTCTTCAAAGCAGGAAGAGTATTTAAAGCTCGAAACAGCCTGGATGACTGCTGTGAGTCTCTCCGAGATGGCAGCAGAAGCAGCCTATCAGTCAG GTGCCGATCAGGCCTCAGTCACTGCTCGAAATCATGTTCAGCTGGTGAAGACTCAAGTTCAGGAAGTGCGCCAACTCTCACAGACAGCCGAGACCAAGTTGGCTGAGGCCCAGACTGAAGAGCTATGCTCCAAACGCCAAGAGGAGCAGGAAGAAGGGGCTTCAACCCAGAGTCCAGGCATTGGGGGATCTCTGCTGACAGACCCTGAAGAAGAGGCCTACTTAAGGGAGGACTGA
- the B3GNT4 gene encoding N-acetyllactosaminide beta-1,3-N-acetylglucosaminyltransferase 4, with protein MSRRLGWLALYSLSVTLFTCLLFLKKEAKPALPPVAPRQVGRPLGRHPFWAPPVSHRSLCLPNSEVTNASSILPIRHRLFLTYKHCRNFSTLLQPTGCPADTFLLLAIKSLPAHVDRRAAIRSTWGRVRAQSRGQQLKLVFLLGVGGTSPPPQLLVYESQEFDDILQWNFTEDFFNLTLKELHFQRWLATSCPQAQFVLKGDDDVFVHVPNVLEFLEGQDPTQDLFVGDVISEALPNRNTRVKYFIPPSMYRARHYPPYAGGGGYVMSQATFRGLQTAVEEVDLFPIDDVFVGMCLKKLGVKPTHHAGFKTFGIRRPLDPLDPCLYKGLLLVHRLSPLEMWTTWALVKDEGLRCAALPNLAQ; from the coding sequence ATGTCCCGTAGACTTGGTTGGCTTGCTTTGTACAGTCTGTCAGTGACACTCTTCACATGTCTTCTCTTTTTGAAAAAGGAGGCCAAGCCAGCACTACCTCCTGTGGCCCCACGGCAGGTAGGGCGCCCTTTGGGGAGGCATCCCTTCTGGGCACCCCCAGTATCCCATCGCAGCCTGTGTCTACCCAATTCTGAAGTGACCAATGCATCCTCCATCCTGCCTATTCGTCATCGCCTCTTTCTGACCTATAAGCACTGCCGGAACTTCTCTACCCTGTTACAGCCCACAGGCTGCCCTGCTGACACCTTTCTCCTGCTGGCAATCAAATCACTGCCTGCTCACGTGGACCGACGTGCAGCCATCCGAAGCACCTGGGGCCGAGTTAGGGCCCAGAGTAGGGGGCAGCAGTTAAAACTAGTATTTCTCTTGGGAGTAGGGGGAACTTCCCCACCCCCTCAGTTGTTGGTTTATGAAAGTCAGGAATTTGATGACATTTTACAGTGGAACTTCACTGAAGACTTTTTCAACTTGACTTTGAAGGAGCTTCATTTCCAAAGGTGGCTGGCCACCAGCTGTCCACAGGCCCAGTTTGTTCTCAAAGGGGATGATGATGTCTTTGTCCATGTACCCAATGTCCTGGAGTTCTTAGAAGGGCAAGATCCCACCCAGGATCTCTTTGTGGGGGATGTGATCAGTGAAGCCCTGCCTAACAGAAACACTAGGGTCAAGTATTTCATCCCCCCTTCCATGTATCGGGCTCGCCACTACCCACCCTATGCGGGAGGCGGAGGTTATGTGATGTCCCAGGCAACCTTTCGAGGGCTCCAGACTGCTGTGGAGGAAGTGGACTTATTTCCCATCGATGATGTTTTTGTGGGGATGTGCCTGAAGAAACTAGGAGTGAAGCCAACGCATCATGCAGGATTCAAGACCTTTGGGATTCGTCGACCTCTGGACCCCCTGGACCCTTGTCTGTACAAGGGGCTGCTGCTGGTACACCGTCTCAGCCCCCTGGAGATGTGGACTACCTGGGCTTTGGTGAAGGATGAGGGCCTGAGGTGTGCTGCCCTTCCCAATCTGGCCCAATAG